Below is a genomic region from Verrucomicrobiales bacterium.
GCCATCGCCCTGTTCGGAAACGTCATTACGGCTTTCTCCTGGTTCGGCGTGAACATGCTGGGGATCGGATTGCACTCCTACGGATTCATGGACGCCGCGTTCAAGTGGCTGCTGATCTTCGACATCTCCCAGCTGATTTTCATCGGGATGGCGCTGCTGCCTTTGAGCTACTGGCGCAGTTTCTCCAAACGGCCGCCGGCTGCGGGTGCGGGGACCGCGGCGAAGCCGGCGACGGTGTCTTGATACAGCCAGCGTCGGGATAGCCCTCCGGGCGCGCCGAAAAGCGGTAGAGGGCTACAGCAGTCCAGGACGCTTCGCGACCGAGTTGGGTCAGATGGAGTGCGGTAGACCTCTCACAGCTTTAGCCCCAAAAGTGCCCACTAGACAGGTGGGGTGATACCGGCGTTTCCCAACTTGTCGGCAGAGCCCGAACCCGCAGGGTTCGAAGAGAATAGCCGGGGGTGCCAGCACCCCCGGAACCGTTAAAAATGCGGAGCATCGCGCAGCGATGCCACCGGATTCCGAGGCTTGCATCTCCATTGCTCAAGGATACTGATCGTGGGTCGATCCACTCGCCGACGGGTGGCACGCCTTTCAGGGTGCTGTAGACAGGGGCCGAAAGACCGGGCGTGTCGCTGCGCTTCACGCCCCGGCCAATCTCTTTGAACCCTGCGGGTTCTCAGCTGCGGATCTCCTCCAACTTGTCTAGCCCCGCGCTTGAGCCTAGGTAAACAACTTCGTCAGCGCTTTGGCTTTCACCAACTCACGAGGCTGGTTGAGATGGTTGTAGACGATGGTTTCGGGGTCGATTCCCACCGCGTGGTAAATGGTAGCGAGGACTTCGCTGGGATGCACGGGATCTTCGGCCGGACTGGATGCGGTCTTGTCCGACTGCCCATGCACATATCCGCGCTTGATCCCAGCTCCCCCGATCACCGAGGTGTAGCAATAGGGCCAGTGATCCCGACCATCCGCACTGTTGCTGTTGCCCGAGGTGCTTAAGCCCTTCTCTGGACTACGTCCGAACTCGCCGATGGCCACCACCAGGGTGTCGCTCAACATGCCTCGCTGGTCGAGGTCCTCGAATAACGCGGACAACCCCTGATCCAGCATCGGCCCGGACTGGTTCTTCATTCGGTCGGTCAACCCCACATGCACATCCCAGCTGTGGTTGTCCGAGTTGGCGATCTTGGGCCACACTACCTCGACCACCCGAGTGCCGGCTTCGACCAACCGGCGCGCCAGGAGACAGCTCTGTCCAAAGGTGTTGCGACCGTACCGATCCCGCATCGCTGCGGTTTCCTGCCCCAAATCAAATGCTTTGCGTGCTCGGCCAGAGATAATGAGGTTCAGAGCCCGCTCGTAGTACTCGTTGAGGTTATAGCTTTCTACGGCCTTTTCGATCTCCGGCATGGCGTCGTTGAGTGATTCTCGAAGCCGGGCGCGTCGTTGCAAACGCAGGGAGAACACCTCGGAGGGTAACTTGAGATCGTCGGTCTTGATGTTGTCCATCTTGGACATGTTCATGTCATCGCCCTCTGGAAAGAGCGTGTAGGGATCGAATCCTTTGCCGAGGAACCCGGCGGCCCCGCCTTTGCCAACCACATTGCTCTCCTGAAGGGGGCGGGGGAGCATCACGAAGGGCAGCATCGGTTCGGTGGGAGGCTTTAGTCGGATGATATTTGATCCGAAGTTGGGGAAATCTTTGGCGTTCGGAGGTTCGAGCTGGCCGGAGGGACTCACCTTGTCGGTGGTGTATCCGGTCATGATTTGGTAGATCGCCGCGGTGTGGTTGAATAACCCATTGGGCGTGTAGCTCATGGATCTAATCATTGTGAACTTGTCGTTCACTTTGGCCAGCTGCGGGAGCACCTCAGTGAATTGCACTCCCGGGATCTTGGTTGAGATGTTCCCAAACGGGCTTTTGATCTTGTCTGGCACATTCTCCTTGGGATCCCACAGGTCGAGATGGCTTGGGCCACCCTGGAGATAAACCATGATGACGCTTTTCGCTTTTCCCCACCCGGCCCCACCTTTCGCTCCCAACTCGTTGGCCCTCGCTCCCAGCTGCAGCAGGGAGCCAAGGGACATGCCCAGAATGCTGGAGCCGCCCACGCGCAGCAGGTCGCGACGGCTGAGCTTCAGATTTTGATCGCAGAGGTCCGTGCAGAATTCGCCAGGGATGCGCAGCATAGGTTGATGTGATGTTGAAAGGTTCGGTCGGCGTTCGAGGCAGTTCAGCGGTTAAACAAAAAGGATGGGGTATTCAGCAGCGCCCAGGTCAAGTCCTGGGCTCCGGTGAGACGCTTGTTGGCAATCTGTTTCGAGCTCACTTCGACATCCTGACGGAGCTGGACCAAGGCCGGGTCGGTTTGGATGGGGCGGGAAGCCTTGGTCAGGGCCGACTTGAGCTCTTTGATCTTCTCGTCCTCGGGCACGGGCTTGCTGGCTGTGACGAGAGCCTGCTCGCGCTTCTTCAGCTCGGTGTCCAGTCCTCGATAGAAGTCCAGCATCCGAGCGGCTTGTGGTGGTGTTCGCAAGATGTTGGATACTTGCGCGATGTCGGAGACGTCCGCAGGTAGCCCCTCGGCGGCAGCTGCAGCGCTCGTCGTCACCCAGAGTCGGAAGCGACCGATGTCGTTTCCAGGCTGATAGCGGTGCTGGAGGGTGATCTTGAGTGTAGTGCCTTCCGCAGTTCCCACGGGCTGCTCCAGCGCGAAGGTCGCCCAATGGCGCTGGCCTGTCTCCGATTCCCCGATTGCCCAGCCTTCCTTGCGTCCTTGCTCCACTTTGCCATCGAACGTGTGCTTTAGGTCCAGTTCCTTCTGAACCAGGTCGGCTTTCCCGTCCGTGATCTTCTGGCGCATCAACTTGGCGGCATTAGTTTTCGAAGCCGACTCGATCACCAGCTCGCTCAGGAGGAAGTTGCCATTCTTATACCCCGGTCCGAAGTTCGGGAGTCCATCATCCGGCAAGACCTCGAGTTTCACTCCGGTAATGCCGGCCAGGGCGACATCCGCCGTGATAGCATAGTCGGGCATCTCCCCATTGGCGCTGGAAGCCCGGATACTGCCGTCGGGCAGTTTCTCGAGCCTCACTGATCCGCTGCCTTTCAGCTCGCGGGCATCGATGGGATACCACCGGGTTTTAAGGTGGTCATCGGTGAGGCGGTTCTCCCAGTCTGCGAGCCGTGCCGGGAGCAGCGGTTGGAAGTCGCCCAGGATCCGCTGCGCCTCCGCGATGCGCTCCTCGCGTTCCCGTGTCAGCTGCGCGATCTTCGGGGCCTGAGCCAGGAGGTGAGCGGTGATGGCGCCTTCGGCTTTGGCGATCTCGGCTGCGCGTTCTTTTTCCCTGAGCGTGCGGGTCTGTGCCCATTCATACTCCGCCTTGGCCAGCTCGTTGGTGAGCTGGGCGTGCTCTGAGTCCATGGATTCCATGGCTTGGAGGGAGGAGTCGATTTCCTTTTCGGTCGCCGGCCGGTTAAGCACGCGCAGGAACACCTCCCGGACGACGGCGCGATCGTCTTTTTCCTTGGCGACGAGTTTGGCGAGTTCGTTTCGTGGATCGTTCACCGCGCCCGATACCGCCGGACCGCTCAACAGGGACATTACCGATCCGAGACGAATGTCGTTGCTGCGTTCGCATTCGCAAGCGCTTTCGCGGGCCGGCCGGCCCAGGTTGGCGAGGAAGCCGCTAGGAACATCTACTCCGGAATCCACGAGTTGGGCCGCTCGGGTTCCGAGCTTGACGCCTGGAAAATTCAAGGTGGACCCGGTGACGCGATACACCGTGTCCATAAGCACCTCGGCGGGAAGGCGGCGTGGCGTGGCATGGCTGAAGTTGATTTTGTCGTCCGCGTTCCAGCGGTGGCTGGCCACCGTAAGTTGGTAGGTGCGGGATTGGCAAATCAGTCGGAGGATCCGGCGAGTGTTGAAGCCGCTACTCACAAATTCCTGGGTCAGGTACTCCAAAAGCTCAGGGTTGGAGGGCGGGTTCCCCGCGCGAATATCATCGAGCGGATCAATCAGGCCGACCCCCAACAGGTATCCCCACAGCCGATTCACATAGCTGAGGGCGAAGTAACGGTTGTCGGAGGAGGTCATCCAGGCCGCGAGGTGCTGTCGCCGCGTTTCGTTGGTCGAGCTACTGAACTTGGCGGTAAACGGAAAATCCGGCGGCGCTACCCGACCGGTGCGCTCGTGGATCATCTCGCCCTCCGCCTTATCCATGATTTTTTCGAACAGGGGTTTCGAGCCTTCGACCGCCGATCCCCCGATCCTCCGGTCTCCGCTGGCTGGATCCTTTTGCAAATCCACTTGAGAGAAGAAGGCGGACATCTGGTAATACTGATCCTGCGTCCAACGCTCGAACGGATGATCGTGGCACTTGTTGCAGTTGAATCGAGTGGCCAGGAAGAGGTGCGTGGTGTTCTCCATCGTCTCAGCTGGGGTGCGGAGCACCTTGTAGTAGGAGGCCGGCGGGTTTTCGCGATTGGAGCCGGAGGCAGTCAGGATTTTTCGCGCGAACTCATCATAGGGTGTGTTGGCTTGGATCTCCCCCCGGATCCACTCCCGAAACAGAACCGCTCCTTCCTCTCCCAAGAACTTCCGGTTGACCTGCAGCAGATCCGCCCATTTGTTGGCCCAGTGGTCCACGTAGTCAGGACTGCCGAGCAGTTGGTCAATTATCTCATCCCGTTTGGTACGGCTGTCTCCCCGGTCGTTCAAGAACCGTCGCACCTGATCCGAGGTGGGAGGCAGGCCGGTCAAATCCAGGTAGACCCGCCGGATAAATTCAGCATCGGTGGCCAATTCGCTGGGCAGAATCTTCATCCGTTTCCATTTGGCCGCGACGAACTCATCGATGCGGTTGTTGGCGGGCTGATCCTTCCAGACAAATCCGCTTCGGTCTCCCATGACCGTCACGGTCGTCGCGGCGTACGCACCCTCATAGCGAGCCAGGACGGGCGCTTCTCCACGGCGGAGCGTGGTGACGATGCCATCGGAGCTTGTTGCGACCACATCCACGTTGCCGCTTTCCACGAAGGCTTCGGAACTGACATCCCGAGTCCGGCCGTCGGTATAAGTGGCCAGGATGCGCATTTGCTGACGACCACCGATCTCCTGCACGACCGGGTTTTTGGGGAAGAGTTCGATCTTGGCCACCCGGGGTGACGATGGGTTTAGCGCAGCGCCGGACGCGATCCATTTGCGCAGGACCGCATAGTATTCCGTGTCAGTGGTGGTGCGTTGTCCACCTTCATGGGGCACCGCACCCGTCGATTTGAGCAAGAGGAGGCTGTCGTCGGGAGAGGCGACTGCTACCCGTCGTCCCGCATGGTCGTCGGCGAAGGAGCGGACATCGTAAAGCGGGTCGTAGCCGCGCAGCGATAACTTGAAGCCATTCTTGCCGTCCTTGGCACCGTGGCAGGTTCCGGCGTTGCATCCGAGCTTGGACAGGATGGGATTGACGTCCTGAATAAAGTCAGCCTCGAAGTCGGGTTTGAACTGGTTCAGATCCAGCTTGGCGGTGGTGCTCTTTCCCTGCAGCGAGACTTTGACCGTGCCGCTGCCTGGCTTGAGACCCGTCAAGCGACCGGAGTGGCTGATGGTTGCCAAACCTTCGTCCACCTCAAACTGGCACTGGCGCGTGACATCCGCCTCGTCGCCCGAGGCCAGCTTGGCGGTCACTAGGAACTGAATATGATCGTTTCGCGTGCGGAGACTTACCTCGGAGGGCTGCAGCATCAATGAAACGACCTGGGCGCCGGGCGACAGCGTTTCCTTCGGGTCTTCTGGCTTTCGGCCCGCTGGCAGCGAAACCTCAATTGCCGCGTCTTTTGTGGCCGTCTCCAGTTGGGCTACCGCCGGAAAGGTCTTGAGGATCTTGGCGGACGACGAGTCCAGAAGTCGAACCTGGCCGTCGCTTCCGGAAACGGCGATCACTTTGCCGTCCGGACTAAACCGTGCCGCGTAGATCGCGACACTGGGAAAGGAAATCTTGGCGAGCACCTTGACATCCGCTGTTACGTATTTCTCGATGGCCGCTCGTTCCTCTGCGGATTGACCCGCGACTTCCTTTTCATGGATCTGAGCCAGGTTTGCCGGCAGGCTGGAGTCGAAGGCGGCGTTGTAGATTTGTACGGCTCCATGGCCATCCAGGCTGGCACCGGCCACCACCCGGTTGCCATCCGGGCTGTAGTCCACGCTGAAGAGACGCCCCTCCATGGCTGGAAAGCGACGGATCAGGTTGGCGTTGTCCCCGATACGCCGGCTGGTTTTGCGGAAGACCCGATAGATCTGAGGCACTCCGTCCGCCCCTCCGATGAGGATCTCGTCGCGATGCGGGTGTCGGGCGACGCTTTGGACGCCTCCTCGGAGGGCGCCCGGAGTAATGGACGTAATGTTGTCGACGAAGCGCTGGGTTGCGACCTCGGTCAGCTTGGCCGACATATCGCGACCCACTGAAATCACATGACTGCCATTGGTGGAGAATACGGTATCCAGGACCCAATCATTGTGCGATCCCTGTTGCAGCACCTGTTTGCCAGTCGCGGCCTCGATGGCGCGGACCGTTTTGTCCGGGCAGCCGAATGAGACCAGTTTGCCGTCGGGGGACCAGTTCACCCCATAGAGTGTGTCGTAGCCCACCGGGGCCGATACCAGAAGCCGACGTTTCTCGATGTCCCAGATTTGAACTTCCCCCAGGCGTCCCGGTTGGCCGCCACCGACCGCCAGTTGTTTGCCGTCTGGAGAGAAACGGAGCGATTGGATGCGATCCGAGAGACCGACCAGGCGAGCTGTGACGCCGGATCCATCGGCGCGGTGCAGCAGCACTTCATGGAATCCGGCGACCGCGAGGAGCGTGCCGTCCGGGGAGTAGTCCAGGGCGGTAACCAAAGGGCTTCGGGTATAGAGCGGGGGATGCTCCCCATCGTATTTTTGACGCGCATTGGCCGGGGTATCGTCCGTGGCTCCCTGGGCGATCCAGGAGCGGATCATCTCGATCTCCAACGCATGGAGAGGGGGCTTTCCCTTGGGCATCTCGGCCTCGCCCTTGGCGGGGGTGATTTGTTTGACGAAGAGGCTGGCCTCCGGCTGACCCGAGACGATGGGCTTGTCCTTGCTGTCACCCGGCTGGATCAGGCGGTCGTAGTCGGTGAGGACGTAACCGCCCTTTGGTTTCGCGGGCTGGTGACACCCCTGGCAGTTGGCCTGCAGGATTGGCCGGATATCCTTGTAATAGCTAACGGGCTTGTTGGTGGTGGCTGACTCCGCCGCGGTTCCATGGACCAATGGCAGTAACGTGGCGAGCAGCCAGCCTGCAAACGTGAGGACTCGAAGTGTCATTCTGGTTAGAGCCAAAATTGGTAATGGTGGTATCTGGTTTTGTTTAGGCGAAATGGGGGCGGTTGCCAAGCTTTCTCCTGGGGTGGTCGTTGAATACACTCCGCGAAAACCCCTCGCACCGAACGTTCAGACCCGATAGGGTGGTGGCTGGTTGGTAACTTATGGACGACAAATTGCTGAAATGGTTGGGACGGAAGGACTACACACCGAGCAGTGCTGCGGAACTGCTCAAACCCTTGGGGTTAAATCGAAAGCAGCTCGAAGCGCTCGAGGAAACGCTCCATCGATTGGAGCAATCAGGAGTGATCGTCCGCACCCGTGCGCAACGATATATCATGTCGCGCGAGGCGGATCTGATCCCGGGGACCATTCAGATAAACCGTCAGGGCAAAGGCTTTCTGCAACCTGACGAAGCGGGTGCGGAAGAGATTGTTATCCCCGAAAGTCAGACCTCGACGGCCATGCACGGGGATCGGGTGCTGGTGCGCCGCGAGGTGGTGGCTCAGGCACGTGCTGGTGGAGCCAAAGAACCTCAAACGGGGAGCGTCATTCGGATTCTGGAGCGTCGCAAGAAGCAGATCGTGGGAACGCTGCAGCGCACCAAGGAATTCCTCTACGTCATTCCGGATGACCCGCGTCTGCCGCACGATGTCTATGTTCCACCGCCGCGCGATGTCGGACGTCCGGCCTACCCGGGCGACAAAGTAGTGGTGGAGTTGCTGCGCTGGGAATCTCGACATAGCAATCCGGAGGGGGAGATTATCGAGGTGCTGGGAGCGCCTGACGAGGAGGGGGTGGACATGTTGTCGATTCTACGCAACTACGAGTTGCCACTCCATTTTCCACGTCCTGTTCTTCAGGATGCGGACGCGATTTTGAGCCAGCGGTCTTTGGCTGATGCGAGCCCGCAGGATCTCGAGGGACGGGTGGATTGCCGATCGCATAGTGTCATCACCATTGATCCCGATGACGCCAAGGATTTCGACGATGCCATCGCCCTGCAGGAGGGACCGGACGGCCAATGGCGGCTGTGGGTCCACATTGCAGACGTTAGCCATTACGTGACCCCCGGCAGCCTGCTCGACCGAGAGGCTCGCCTGCGCGGGAACTCGACCTACCTGGTCGATCGAGTGATCCCGATGTTGCCCGAGGTGTTGAGCAATGAGCTGTGCTCCCTCAAGCCCCATGTGGACCGGCTCACGAAGTGTGCGGAGTTTTTGCTGGAACCGGATGGACGAGTCATTCGAACGAAGTTCTATCCGGCGGTGATTAGGTCGGTGCGCCGATACACCTATCAGGAGGTGTTCGCCCGACTGCAGGTTCCGCCTGTCGATCCATTGGATCGCTTGCTTCATCAGGCAAATCAGCTGGCGCAGTCAATCCGGCGTTCCCGCTTCAAGGCGGGTTCATTGGACTTGGACTTTCCGGAGATGAAGATCCGACTCGACGAGCGGGGCAAGGTGTCCCGGATTGAGCGTGTCGAGAATGATGTGTCACATCAGCTGATTGAAGAATTCATGCTCTTGGCGAATGAGGCGGTGGCAGCTCGACTGCGCACCCTCCACCGGCCGGCTGTCTACCGGGTGCACGAGGCGCCCAAGGAGCGGCGGCTGGAGGATTATCGCCAGGACGTCATCTCGCATCGGGTTCCATGCGGCCCGCTCGCGAAGCGCACCGAGGTCCAGAAGTTGCTGGCGAAGCTCAAGACGATTCCAGTGGGTCCAGCGCTGAAGATCGGCTTCCTGCGTTCGCTGATGAGAGCTCGCTATGACGTTCAGCCTCTTGGCCACTACGGGCTTCACAAGACCGACTATACCCACTTTACCTCGCCGATCCGGCGCTACGCCGATCTTCTGGTTCACCGGGCTCTGTTCGATACCAAGCTCCTGTCCATGGCCGAGATGAAATCCGCCGCCGAGCACATCTC
It encodes:
- a CDS encoding DUF1501 domain-containing protein; the encoded protein is MLRIPGEFCTDLCDQNLKLSRRDLLRVGGSSILGMSLGSLLQLGARANELGAKGGAGWGKAKSVIMVYLQGGPSHLDLWDPKENVPDKIKSPFGNISTKIPGVQFTEVLPQLAKVNDKFTMIRSMSYTPNGLFNHTAAIYQIMTGYTTDKVSPSGQLEPPNAKDFPNFGSNIIRLKPPTEPMLPFVMLPRPLQESNVVGKGGAAGFLGKGFDPYTLFPEGDDMNMSKMDNIKTDDLKLPSEVFSLRLQRRARLRESLNDAMPEIEKAVESYNLNEYYERALNLIISGRARKAFDLGQETAAMRDRYGRNTFGQSCLLARRLVEAGTRVVEVVWPKIANSDNHSWDVHVGLTDRMKNQSGPMLDQGLSALFEDLDQRGMLSDTLVVAIGEFGRSPEKGLSTSGNSNSADGRDHWPYCYTSVIGGAGIKRGYVHGQSDKTASSPAEDPVHPSEVLATIYHAVGIDPETIVYNHLNQPRELVKAKALTKLFT
- a CDS encoding DUF1549 domain-containing protein; its protein translation is MTLRVLTFAGWLLATLLPLVHGTAAESATTNKPVSYYKDIRPILQANCQGCHQPAKPKGGYVLTDYDRLIQPGDSKDKPIVSGQPEASLFVKQITPAKGEAEMPKGKPPLHALEIEMIRSWIAQGATDDTPANARQKYDGEHPPLYTRSPLVTALDYSPDGTLLAVAGFHEVLLHRADGSGVTARLVGLSDRIQSLRFSPDGKQLAVGGGQPGRLGEVQIWDIEKRRLLVSAPVGYDTLYGVNWSPDGKLVSFGCPDKTVRAIEAATGKQVLQQGSHNDWVLDTVFSTNGSHVISVGRDMSAKLTEVATQRFVDNITSITPGALRGGVQSVARHPHRDEILIGGADGVPQIYRVFRKTSRRIGDNANLIRRFPAMEGRLFSVDYSPDGNRVVAGASLDGHGAVQIYNAAFDSSLPANLAQIHEKEVAGQSAEERAAIEKYVTADVKVLAKISFPSVAIYAARFSPDGKVIAVSGSDGQVRLLDSSSAKILKTFPAVAQLETATKDAAIEVSLPAGRKPEDPKETLSPGAQVVSLMLQPSEVSLRTRNDHIQFLVTAKLASGDEADVTRQCQFEVDEGLATISHSGRLTGLKPGSGTVKVSLQGKSTTAKLDLNQFKPDFEADFIQDVNPILSKLGCNAGTCHGAKDGKNGFKLSLRGYDPLYDVRSFADDHAGRRVAVASPDDSLLLLKSTGAVPHEGGQRTTTDTEYYAVLRKWIASGAALNPSSPRVAKIELFPKNPVVQEIGGRQQMRILATYTDGRTRDVSSEAFVESGNVDVVATSSDGIVTTLRRGEAPVLARYEGAYAATTVTVMGDRSGFVWKDQPANNRIDEFVAAKWKRMKILPSELATDAEFIRRVYLDLTGLPPTSDQVRRFLNDRGDSRTKRDEIIDQLLGSPDYVDHWANKWADLLQVNRKFLGEEGAVLFREWIRGEIQANTPYDEFARKILTASGSNRENPPASYYKVLRTPAETMENTTHLFLATRFNCNKCHDHPFERWTQDQYYQMSAFFSQVDLQKDPASGDRRIGGSAVEGSKPLFEKIMDKAEGEMIHERTGRVAPPDFPFTAKFSSSTNETRRQHLAAWMTSSDNRYFALSYVNRLWGYLLGVGLIDPLDDIRAGNPPSNPELLEYLTQEFVSSGFNTRRILRLICQSRTYQLTVASHRWNADDKINFSHATPRRLPAEVLMDTVYRVTGSTLNFPGVKLGTRAAQLVDSGVDVPSGFLANLGRPARESACECERSNDIRLGSVMSLLSGPAVSGAVNDPRNELAKLVAKEKDDRAVVREVFLRVLNRPATEKEIDSSLQAMESMDSEHAQLTNELAKAEYEWAQTRTLREKERAAEIAKAEGAITAHLLAQAPKIAQLTREREERIAEAQRILGDFQPLLPARLADWENRLTDDHLKTRWYPIDARELKGSGSVRLEKLPDGSIRASSANGEMPDYAITADVALAGITGVKLEVLPDDGLPNFGPGYKNGNFLLSELVIESASKTNAAKLMRQKITDGKADLVQKELDLKHTFDGKVEQGRKEGWAIGESETGQRHWATFALEQPVGTAEGTTLKITLQHRYQPGNDIGRFRLWVTTSAAAAAEGLPADVSDIAQVSNILRTPPQAARMLDFYRGLDTELKKREQALVTASKPVPEDEKIKELKSALTKASRPIQTDPALVQLRQDVEVSSKQIANKRLTGAQDLTWALLNTPSFLFNR
- the rnr gene encoding ribonuclease R — encoded protein: MDDKLLKWLGRKDYTPSSAAELLKPLGLNRKQLEALEETLHRLEQSGVIVRTRAQRYIMSREADLIPGTIQINRQGKGFLQPDEAGAEEIVIPESQTSTAMHGDRVLVRREVVAQARAGGAKEPQTGSVIRILERRKKQIVGTLQRTKEFLYVIPDDPRLPHDVYVPPPRDVGRPAYPGDKVVVELLRWESRHSNPEGEIIEVLGAPDEEGVDMLSILRNYELPLHFPRPVLQDADAILSQRSLADASPQDLEGRVDCRSHSVITIDPDDAKDFDDAIALQEGPDGQWRLWVHIADVSHYVTPGSLLDREARLRGNSTYLVDRVIPMLPEVLSNELCSLKPHVDRLTKCAEFLLEPDGRVIRTKFYPAVIRSVRRYTYQEVFARLQVPPVDPLDRLLHQANQLAQSIRRSRFKAGSLDLDFPEMKIRLDERGKVSRIERVENDVSHQLIEEFMLLANEAVAARLRTLHRPAVYRVHEAPKERRLEDYRQDVISHRVPCGPLAKRTEVQKLLAKLKTIPVGPALKIGFLRSLMRARYDVQPLGHYGLHKTDYTHFTSPIRRYADLLVHRALFDTKLLSMAEMKSAAEHISLKERNSADAERDSKEVKLYAYLREQLKTGKRVAYAGLVTDVRNFGFFVDVPELGLSGLVHLSTLGTDFFVFDASRGHLVGRRTRQIIQLGDRIPVQIHKVDVFKKQVDFECVPPAKAGGLTPSKARPPQVQRHQGSQRRPQRPGNWPQEPGNRPQRSTNRSSETHPRPSSPPNRLQVSSHRAPGTGGRLQTSGTRPPDVGNRPSGSGNRNQSAPPRLQASGSRPPGGGARLQVSSSRPPSSGGRPQSSGNRPPGSKRRPGGPNDRPSGSGGQSRSRRRRR